In Pseudomonadota bacterium, the genomic window GACGGGAGCGCCTTCCTGAAAGGTGGCGACGAAGCCGAAGCGCCACGCCTTCTGGCCGCCCATCGACGTGGTCTCGAGATCGGAGAAGGTGATCCCTGACAACCGCGGCATGGTCGAAGCGGTCGACTCGTAGCGCGTGCGCGCGCTGTGATACCAGCTCTCGGCGCGATCGGTGACGGCCCCCTCGTAGACCTGATAGAGGCCACGAAGGGCAGGGAAGGCGTGCGCGAAGCGGACCTCGGCCAGATCGCTGCTGCCCGTTCGGGGGCGCTGCTCCCAGCCTGACGGAAGCGACAGGGAGTAGCCGTAGGCCGCGCTTGTGAACGCTCGACCGAGGGGCGAAGGCGAGGGCGTGGCCTCCGCCGCTGGCGCTGCCGGTGCGACACCGGTGGGTGCCGCACCGACCGGCGCCGCCATCAGGCTGAGGGCCAGCATCGCGCCAGCCAGAGAGCGCCTGGCGTGCATGGGCTACTCGCCCTTGTACTCGGGCTTGCGCTTCTCGACAAAGGCGGTGAGGCCTTCACGGGTGTCGCGGGTGTTGCACAGAAGCCCGAACTGCAGCCGCTCGAGGCTGAGGCCGGTGTCGAGATCGACCTCGAGCCCCTCGTGGGTGGCGCGCTTGGCGGCAGCCACGGCAAGGGGGGCGTTGCGCGCGATCTGGGCCACCATCTCCTTGGTGGTGGCGAGGAGGCTGGCCTGGGGCACCACCTTGTTCACGAGTCCGATGCGCAGCGCTTCATCGGCCTTGATCTGGGCGCCCGTGAGCACCAGCTCGAGCGCCAGTCCCTTGCCGATGACCCGCGCGAGCCGCTGGGTTCCCCCGTATCCGGGAATGATGCCCAACCCCACCTCGGGCAGGCCGAGGCGGGCGTTCTCCGATGCGATTCGGATGTCGCAGGCCAGCGCCAGCTCGCAGCCGCCTCCGAGGGCGAAGCCGTTGATGGCGGCGATGACCGGCTTTGAGAGCCGTTCGATCTGACGCATCAGCGCTTGCCCGATTCGGGCCTTCTCAACCCCACCGGCACTGTCGAGCACGGCCAGCTCGGCGATGTCGGCACCGGCCACGAACGACTTCTCGCCCGCGCCCGTGACGATGATGGCGCGCACGGGGAGCTCTTCGTCGAGTGCGCGCAGGGCGCGGCTGAGATCGCTCACGACCTGGCTGTTCAGGGCGTTGAGCTTGTCCGGGCGGTTGATGGTGATCACGCCAGCCGCGCCATCGCGCTCGACCAGCAGGGTTTCGAAGGTCACTGCCTGTTCCAACATGCCATCCTCCTGTGCTTGGGTGGGAGGGCGGATCGGCGGTCTCGCACGACCCGCCCCCCAGGGGCGAAGCGATCAGAGCGCGCTGAGGTCGACGACGCCAGGCGGATCGGTGCTGTAATCGTAGAAGCCCTTGCCGGTCTTCTTGCCCAGCAGTCCGGCGCGCACCATGGCGCGGTTCAGCGGACAGACGCGGAACTTGGGATCTCCGAACTCCTCGAAAAGGGTGTGGCAGGCGTGCTCCTGCACGTCGATGCCGATGAGGTCGAGCAGGGCAAGCGGGCCGATGGGCATGTTACCGCCCAGCTTCATGGCGCGGTCGACGTCGAGTGCCGAGCCCACGCCCTCGTACACGGCCCACATGGCCTCATTGAGATAGGGGATGATGAGCCGGTTGAAGATGAAGCCCGGCTTGTCCTTGGTCACGATGGGCTCCTTGCCCATGCAGGTGGCGAGCTCGACGCCGAGCTGCACCGTCTTCTCAGACGTGTGAATCGTGCGCACCACCTCGACGAGCTTCATCATCGGCACGGGGTTGAAGAAGTGCATTCCGATGAAGCGGTCTGGGCGGCGGGTGCTCTGGGCCATCTCGGCCACCGAGAGCGATGAGGTGTTGGTGGCGAACACGGTCTTCTCCGGGCAGATGGCGTCGAGTTCGGCGAACAGCTGCTTCTTGACGGCCATGTTCTCGGTGACGGCCTCGATGACGATGTCGGCTTCCTTGACTGCGCCCAGATCGGTGCAGCTGACGATGAGCGCCATCATCTGGGCCTGCTGGTCAGCCGTGATGATGCCCTTCTTCGCAAAGCGCGCCAGGCTGTCTTCGATGGTCTTGCGCCCGCGGTCGATGAAGCGCTGCTCCACGTCTCGCATGATCACATTTGCGCCGGCCTGCGCTGCGGCCTGGGCGATGCCTGCGCCCATGGTTCCCGAGCCGATGACCGCAATGGTCTTCACCGGCAGGGCTGTCTTCGTCAACGTCATGATGGTTGCTCCTTCTCTGGGTTGTTGAGGTCAGAACGTCTCCTGGGCGCCGCTAGGCGCGCTGGCCCGCGGCTTGTGGCGAGGCCTGGCGCGCCATCTCGGCCACCACCATGTCACCCACCGTGTCTGTGCCGAGTCCGCTCTGGGCAGAGACGTCACAGATGCGGCCGCTCCCGAGCAGCGCGGCCACGGACCGCTCTACCGCCGCGCCCGCAGCGTGCTCACCGAGAAAGTCGAGCATCATGGAGAGCGCCAGGATGGCGCCGATGGGATTGGCCTGGTTGGTCTTGGCATACTTTGGCGACGAGCCGTGGATGGGCTCGAACATGGAGACCTGGCCGGGATGGATGTTGCCCGAGGCCGCAATCCCCATGCCGCCCTGCAGCATGGCGCCCAGATCGGTGATGATGTCGCCGAACATGTTGCTGGTCACAACGACGTCGAAGGCCTCTGGGTTCTTGACCATGAACATGGCCATGGCGTCGACGTAGACCGTCTCGCGCTCGACGTCCGGGTATTCGCTCCCCACCTCGGTGAAGACGCGTCGCCAGAGATCGAAGGCGCGGACCGCGTTGGCCTTGTCGACCAGGGTGAGCTTCTTGCGGCGGTTGCGCTTGCGTGTGAGCTCGAAGGCATATCGGATCACACGCTCGACGCCCTTGCGGGTGAACGTCATCTGCTGCGTGGCGACCTCGTCGGGCGTTCCCTTCTTGAAGAAGCCCCCCACACCGGTGTAGACGTCTTCGGTGTTCTCGCGCACCACCACCATGTCGATGTCTTCCGGGCGCTTGTCCTTGAGCGGCGTGAGGTTCTCGTTGTAGAGAACGATGGGGCGCAGGTTCACATACATGTCGAGGTCCCAGCGGATCGCCCCGACGATGCCGGCCTCGATCAGGCCCGGCGTGAGCCGCGGGTCGCCCAGGGCCCCGAGGTAGATGGCCGCGTGGGCGCGGAGATCATCGAGGATGCCTTCGGGCATGATCTCGCCGGTGGCCAGGTAGTGCTCGGCCCCGAACGGATAGGTCGTGAGGGTGTAGCCGAACGGGTGGATCTTCGAGACGGCCTCGAGAACCTTCAGCCCCTGCGCCACCACCTCGGGACCGATTCCGTCGCCTCCGATGACTGCAATCCTGTGCATGCTCTAGAGCTCCTCTCCCTCACGCAGACGGCGAACGGTTGATTCGACGCGATTCATGGCGATCTCGAGCTGGGGCATCGGCACCGTGTATGAGATGCGCAGGTAGCCTTCGCCGCACGATCCGAGCGCTGATCCCGGAACGGTCACCACGTGGCCCTCGAGGAGCAGGATGCGGGCGATCTCCTCGGAGGTGCGACCCAGCGATCTCACGTTGACGAACGCGTAGAACGTGCCCTCTGACTCGACGCACGACAGTCCGTCGATGGCGTTCAGCCGCGAGATGACGAACCGACGGCGCCGGTTGAACTCGTCACGCATCTGCTGCATGAAGTCCTGCGGACCTTTCAGTGCAGCCAGCGCGGCCCACTGCGCGTACGAGGGGGCGTGCACCGAGTTGAACTGCTGCAGCTTCACCATCTGCTCGATGACCGGCGCGGTGGCGGCGGCATAGCCGATGCGCCATCCGCACATGCACCACGCCTTTGAGAACGAGTGGATGCAGATGGTTCGCTCTCGCATGCCGGGCAGCGAGGCCATGCTCACATGGGTTGCAGGGGCGTAGACGAGGCTCTCGTAGACCTCGTCGCTGAGGACCAGCAGGTTGTGGGCGCGGGCCACCTCGGCAACGGCGCTGAGGTCTTCGCGACTGAGAACGGCCCCGGTCGGGTTGTGCGGGGTGTTCACGATGACCATCTTGGTGGCCGCGGTGATGTGCGCCCTCAGATCGTCTGCCTGAAGGCGGAAGCCCTTCTCTTCGCGCAGGGCGACCCGAACGGCCCGGGGTTGATGGTGGACAGGATCGCCAGGTGAATGGCGTTGATTCCGCCCACCGTCACGATGACCTCGGTCTCCGGGTCGTAGCTCACTCCGTTGTCGCGGGCGAGCTTCTGGGCGATGGCCTCTCGCAGCGCGGGGATGCCGGCGTTCGTGGTGTAGCGGTTGAGGCCTTGATCGATCGCGCGCTTCGCTGCGTCCTTGACGAAAGCAGGGGTGTCGAAGTCCGGTTCACCGAGCCCCAGGCTGATCAGATCTTCGATGTGGCTGCGATTGGCCAGATCAAAGGCGCGGCGTATGCCCGAAGCGCCGATCTGGCGCACACGCTCGCTCAGGAAGTCATCGACCAGAGGGTCTGCCATTCTAGAGGGCTTGCCTTTCTGCTCACGGTGTCGGGCTGGCTGGGGGGGCGCGACGTCTCTGCAGAGGTGGCAAGCGCACAGATGCAAGCGGGGCCGGACCGTGGCACGGGGCCGCACCTTCGTCGACGAGAGGTGCATTCCTGCGTTGCTCTCTTCGCGTGGAGGATTGTTACCGCCGGGCGCCCAACCCCCCCTCCCCGCATGCCCGCGTGCACGCACGCAGAGCGCTCGTCCATTCGCGGAGGCGCTTGACTCGAAAGGTGTCGCCGTCAACATGTCCGTTTCATCGCCGTCCTTGCTCACCCGTATCGGAAATGCCATCTACCCCTGGCGTGGCGCGTTCGGGGTGCCACTCGTCGCGGTCGTCCTCGTCTTCGGTCACCCACAGCTCGACCGAGGATGCACGGATGCGATGGCCCGGGTTCTTGGGGGATGGACCACGATGCTGGCAGGGCTCTTCGTACGTGTCTGGGGGGTGGCTTGCTGGTTCACGCGGAACACCGAAGGGGTCATCGGTGGCAAGCGTCTCATGACCGAGGAAGGCCCGTATCCCTATACCCGCAACCCGCGCTACCTGGGCAACTTCCTGATGGGGCTGGGCGCGTCCATCCTCTCGGGTGTTGATTCGGTGCCGCTTGCCTACACGCTGGTATGGTGCGCCGTGCACGTGCCCATCATCTCTGCCGAGCAGGTGACGCTCGGCGAGCGCTTCGGCGCGGTGTACGAGAGCTACTGCAGACGCGTTCCCATGTTGATCCCTCGCCTCGATCCGGCCTACCCGATTGCGGCGCAGGCCTTGTTCGTCAACTGGCGGGGCGGGTTGCGGGA contains:
- a CDS encoding aminotransferase class I/II-fold pyridoxal phosphate-dependent enzyme — its product is MREEKGFRLQADDLRAHITAATKMVIVNTPHNPTGAVLSREDLSAVAEVARAHNLLVLSDEVYESLVYAPATHVSMASLPGMRERTICIHSFSKAWCMCGWRIGYAAATAPVIEQMVKLQQFNSVHAPSYAQWAALAALKGPQDFMQQMRDEFNRRRRFVISRLNAIDGLSCVESEGTFYAFVNVRSLGRTSEEIARILLLEGHVVTVPGSALGSCGEGYLRISYTVPMPQLEIAMNRVESTVRRLREGEEL
- a CDS encoding isoprenylcysteine carboxylmethyltransferase family protein; the encoded protein is MWLRLARSKARRMPEAPIWRTRSLRKSSTRGSAILEGLPFCSRCRAGWGGATSLQRWQAHRCKRGRTVARGRTFVDERCIPALLSSRGGLLPPGAQPPLPACPRARTQSARPFAEALDSKGVAVNMSVSSPSLLTRIGNAIYPWRGAFGVPLVAVVLVFGHPQLDRGCTDAMARVLGGWTTMLAGLFVRVWGVACWFTRNTEGVIGGKRLMTEEGPYPYTRNPRYLGNFLMGLGASILSGVDSVPLAYTLVWCAVHVPIISAEQVTLGERFGAVYESYCRRVPMLIPRLDPAYPIAAQALFVNWRGGLREEVGTVSGWICIGIFLHFWRASHFAGWGTFGAHWLALALIALVFTGSEKLRRSIPLEQVERPEDRPIRP
- a CDS encoding aminotransferase class I/II-fold pyridoxal phosphate-dependent enzyme, giving the protein MAFPIRVSKDGDETDMLTATPFESSASANGRALCVRARGHAGRGGWAPGGNNPPREESNAGMHLSSTKVRPRATVRPRLHLCACHLCRDVAPPQPARHREQKGKPSRMADPLVDDFLSERVRQIGASGIRRAFDLANRSHIEDLISLGLGEPDFDTPAFVKDAAKRAIDQGLNRYTTNAGIPALREAIAQKLARDNGVSYDPETEVIVTVGGINAIHLAILSTINPGPFGSPCAKRRASAFRQTI
- a CDS encoding 3-hydroxybutyryl-CoA dehydrogenase — its product is MKTIAVIGSGTMGAGIAQAAAQAGANVIMRDVEQRFIDRGRKTIEDSLARFAKKGIITADQQAQMMALIVSCTDLGAVKEADIVIEAVTENMAVKKQLFAELDAICPEKTVFATNTSSLSVAEMAQSTRRPDRFIGMHFFNPVPMMKLVEVVRTIHTSEKTVQLGVELATCMGKEPIVTKDKPGFIFNRLIIPYLNEAMWAVYEGVGSALDVDRAMKLGGNMPIGPLALLDLIGIDVQEHACHTLFEEFGDPKFRVCPLNRAMVRAGLLGKKTGKGFYDYSTDPPGVVDLSAL
- a CDS encoding 3-isopropylmalate dehydrogenase; this encodes MHRIAVIGGDGIGPEVVAQGLKVLEAVSKIHPFGYTLTTYPFGAEHYLATGEIMPEGILDDLRAHAAIYLGALGDPRLTPGLIEAGIVGAIRWDLDMYVNLRPIVLYNENLTPLKDKRPEDIDMVVVRENTEDVYTGVGGFFKKGTPDEVATQQMTFTRKGVERVIRYAFELTRKRNRRKKLTLVDKANAVRAFDLWRRVFTEVGSEYPDVERETVYVDAMAMFMVKNPEAFDVVVTSNMFGDIITDLGAMLQGGMGIAASGNIHPGQVSMFEPIHGSSPKYAKTNQANPIGAILALSMMLDFLGEHAAGAAVERSVAALLGSGRICDVSAQSGLGTDTVGDMVVAEMARQASPQAAGQRA
- a CDS encoding enoyl-CoA hydratase, giving the protein MLEQAVTFETLLVERDGAAGVITINRPDKLNALNSQVVSDLSRALRALDEELPVRAIIVTGAGEKSFVAGADIAELAVLDSAGGVEKARIGQALMRQIERLSKPVIAAINGFALGGGCELALACDIRIASENARLGLPEVGLGIIPGYGGTQRLARVIGKGLALELVLTGAQIKADEALRIGLVNKVVPQASLLATTKEMVAQIARNAPLAVAAAKRATHEGLEVDLDTGLSLERLQFGLLCNTRDTREGLTAFVEKRKPEYKGE